Genomic segment of Salvia splendens isolate huo1 chromosome 12, SspV2, whole genome shotgun sequence:
gaatggattgtatatgcttgaatgcaaacgggatattctcaatgtgcaaaataaaagacttaaacTAAGTAATACGAATAATGCAACCTATCTTTGGCATTGCAGACTTGGTCATATTAATGATCGAAGGACCACCTCAaaacaatgagatgcatcaaagacatgatgatacaatagttgcatcacctctacctcaagaagatcatagtgatattcctgaaccttctcacatacagaatgaacagcctgaaccagagcaaaaccaactcaataggcctagaaggattcgtcgtgcacctgagagactgaatctaatggttgagaaccaagatgatgaagttgatttagatgatgatgagcctaagacctataccgaggcggtgtcagacaccgatcgagagaagtggcttgaagccttgatatctgaaatggactcgatgtacttcaacttagtctgggaactagttgacttgccagatggggtttaccccataggttgcaaatggatcttcaaaaagaagagagatgcagatggcaaagtacaaacctacaaggctaggttagtggcaaagggttatagtcagcgtGAAGgaattgactatgatgaaacattttcgccagttgctaagatcaagtccattaggatattacttgcaattgctgcatactacaatttcgacatttggcaaatggatgtcaaaaccgcatttctcaatggagaattagaaggcgatgtctatatgacacagccagaaggttttgtatcgaaagaaaggccgaatgcagtgtgcaagctaaaaaagtccatctatggacttaagcaagcttcgaggagttggaatatttgttttgacagaacaatcaaatcgtttggttttgtcagaagcaaagaggacccatgtgtttatagtaaacgcgagaatggaaacgttgtcttcctcatcatatatgttgatgacatcttgattatgggaagcgatcgttccatgatgcaatccgtgaaagaatggttgtctagttcctttatgatgaaggatctgggtgatgcttcctacatccttggaattaagatctatcgagatagaccaaataggatgttaggattatcacaatccacttacatagacaagttgctaaggcgcttctcaatggagaattctaagaaaggttttcttcctatgggacatggcattgtattgtcaaagaaggattgtccttctaatgacaaagaaagagacaacatgaaaaggatcccgtatgcttcggctataggatctattatgtatgccatgatttctactaggccagatgtggcctatgcgcttagcatgacaggcagatttcagcaaaatcccggtgaggaacattggaaaactgttaagactattcttaagtaccttagaaggactaaagaatatttcttagtctatggtggacaaccagagttatcagttactgggtacactgatgctagtttccaaacagaccatgacgactataagtctcagtctggatatgtttttgtcctcaatggtggagcagtgagttggattagttccaaacaaggtacaactgccgattccaccaccgaagcctagtatattgctgcatctgaagctgccaaagaagctgttgctttgttagagttcgttaaagaactgggtgtcattccgagtgccaatagtgcaatacctttgtattgtgacaacactggtgctgttgcgcaagcaaaagaacccagagctacgaacaggaacacgcatgttcccagaagatatcatctgatcagagaaataattgaaagaggcgacataaaattagaaagagtacccactgatgataatttggctgatcctttcaccaaaccgttatgtatagcaaaacacaacaagcactttgagagcttaggtgttaagcatcttggtagatggctttgaatcagtgggagttacagttttatatgtcttagaaacattttgtgttgagacaatattacttgatcacattatatgaaaatttcattttctatgggttttgtgcacttattggaataattgttttaaatgtttgattttattctaaatatttgttcccttgaattatgactgtcgttaatggtgtgagacattaatgatatagtataattctaaaatagccctaaccaatgatcatcaagaatgggatattgatgatatgttataggttagcatggggtctgcatcacattcttcgagaatctagttgttctcacaactatgagatattagatactcgtgatggacacatggtatactttggagagtattggtataccctactattaaactgttttgttaagtgtctacagtttattagtacatgaagtatgtaatagtccttggatctgaggtcattacacattttgtttgttgagtggtgtgctttgatcttgtccaatgctttgcctcccaaaggaggattgagacacggacttgtgttgggtacatcataagataaatggaaatggtagttgagccaagaatgagattcattcctcgattagaatttcgagagaacactcaaattctctatattacttgaccattaagtcattggccaatgcaaagatatattcaattaaagtaattgaatatgatcgaatgggtcatttaataaagatgagataaagtgattgagctatttggatgacacatgacaaatcttaggctcaatcgggtggttcgtgaatgaaaggatattactataaactttgtgtaaatgtttgtttaccgaattcacgtaaacgtccgttatatatcgagctacgctgccaacgcagtctaggagttttgtgcagacttcgattagatcgtcgtcgatcatgggggcctaaagggtcacactataagtgtattttaatccgctcaagggtacaaagttggaactgcgtattatatctaatgctagtccaagtgggagattgaaaggatatgggctagattagattaatatggattaaataattatagttgggctacaattataattagtccataagcccaacaatcatgaaactctaatgactctttgtctatatatatggttatttattctccattgtgggatgatgagaaatagcgtaacattagagagaaaatacgtaaagctctgtagagagaattcctagctttcttctacggagcaattgtaccgggatagttcctgcatcggattggattgcacgtggacctcgatagtagtggattcaacttgcaggattcaatcgaagaagaacaacacaacaagtaagatttagttccgttgtgtgttacgtgctcaacttgcaatatgattatgaatctagatctgttattcttgtctgcaatttccgctgcgctcattagatgaatacaagaattcctaacaagtacggcaaggtacttgactaagaatcacctatgtaagtgcgaagtgtggtcgcttcataaaacgcacttatgaatccaaagtggtgtccaagaccgcaatggacacaaaacgtgagaacggatgaggttgaggtgtttaagcgttgacaccattgtctcggtgcacgccgtgggggattagttcaaagcatcgcgctactaagccgcatgtgtatccgatggtgtcgactatggagggttcaaagccaacaattACCTATcattatgcttatatacctctcgagggttgagcttatgtctgcatgcatatgcattcggctatttccactcatgtggaggattgtaaaaatcatggattaaatatgtccggtcaatggattttgaaaaaataataaatgtgacgagacatttaattttgtaaaattaaatgatatagcgtcgatctacattttacgtagataaatgtagtatattcactttctcaaatccgatttccggtgagtgagaaatagtgaattaaagttgggcataattagcttttaattaaagcttggagtttgagtttagggaataattaactagtgttaattatcccacataggagaagtaacacatattttaatgcgcttaaattaagtgattttatgttacttaataattatagtggaccaagatgggtgaaagagctcacacgcgcgcgccgccgcccgcccgcccgagcccgtgctcgtggtcgtggtcgcggtcgcgggccgcgggcctcgggctcGGTCCCGGTCCCggtctcgatctcgatctcgatcttgggcttggacttggacttggacttggatcttggtctttgggtggtctttgggcttggtgcttggcccaaacttaatctttttagaccaccgttGAGTCaacaatccaagtggcttgacacatcgtcaagcgtggcacagccaaagcctacacggctgacacgtgagaaatccacacgctccacacgcgaaaggcacactcctgccacaagctCTCGTAACGGTTTGTAACGTTCGGCAGTTACACTCTCGCAATGATGACaaccatcatggctgttgaccccccagcagtggactgagcctataaataggctagccattccatgcatctctaCACCATAATACACAAGCATTCTACATCATAAGCTCTCCATCTcctgcattgtttttctgtcgaaagctctgccctctcctccgcCCAGTTCGCCAGAGCTccgttgattgcggtgctgcttcaccagagacgtagtcgttttatctttggagacgacacgccaaaccgagagcactaccggggcgtatctcgtcttgcggaaagaggcctcctcgactcggctaaacacttTTACGGTTACTATTTCGATTTTCCAATTGTAATCTCATTCTAGTTCAGTTACTTCTTTTGTATTTCttctttgggttgtattacgccctgcttttatctcttgtaatccagaaaccaacagaGGATGAAGTCGGAAGCTCAAGcgtgaggtctcccccacgccgaggtgtgcatacgacggtgggtgagaggatcgaaacaaggcacacaatgcgcgatacccgaacccacgttgagctacaagaagacctaatcaaacacatgtgggcgaaattcggcaacgtgtagtggatttttttaattttacgaatttaattatgtaatttttaatttttaggattttaattatgtctttttattttatttgtaatttgtaatattatttcaatttttttaatgaattttaatattatggaaatgtttttatttaaattggattgtgctcgtccttgcggaagagcacagctgtgggtgttgtgctctttcctaagagcaggcagaaaaagtggggtcgggcccacaaccgtgctcgcataaaagcgagcacggttgtgggtgctcttaaaTGTTGGGACGGATAAAaaaagactatttttatgggatcgagaaagtattttttttttaatatattctatgTTTCTAGAATGGAATTTGTGGTCATATTAAGCCTAATTTGGTGCTAATTCTCTTCATGTCGATAGAAAATAGCGAGACACATCAGACCACTCAAATCATTATATATTGCTTTTGAAACTTTAATTGATAGCTTAGGGATTAGGATGTTAGAATGAAACATTGTATGAAACCCTAGGTGaggatttttacaaaatgacgtGCAGTTTATGTTGATGACGAATTTCTCACTCTATACCAAAATACAAACTGGCTTCTAAGTTCTAATGGTGTTGAAAtggattttgaaatttaaatattctaAAATAGGCATGTATAGCTGTAATTGGCCACTGATTTCACCTCTATGGCTTCGGattgatttttcaaaattgtCCTAAATTCCGGGAAAGTTTTATATTACGCTGAAAAGTTGATTACTTACTTTACTTGTATACCTAAGTATAAAATGTTATTGAGTACTACTATTAATTCAAGTGTTACGTTTTCTAAATGGTGGATAggttatatttttatgaaacatTGAGGCTTACTATATGGTTATGGCCTATGGGACTATCTTTACTTAGGGATTGCCGTTGCTATAGTTATTTGTGATCAAAATCCatgactaattttatttttattcaagtTCATTTTCTCAAAAGCTTCTAATGATAATATATTTTGATCTACATCTATAATGTCAAGATTAGATTCTATCTCATGTTTAACTAGTCTCATCTTTACCTCTTTAACTAATTTAATTACTGACAACATTTTTTTGTGTCTTATTTCATATTATATCTCACTATTATTTTATCTGTCGAACCGAATGTTGGTGCAATGTATGTAGTATTTTATAGACTAAAGGTCCTTTttagtcctaaacatatgacgattttttttattttggtccaaaacattatcttttgaattattcggtccctcacatttgaaatcggatcacactTAGTCCGCAATGGACGAAACTGTTAAAATTTAACGGTCAATGATTTTTAATTcgattttgaccggattaaggGTTATAAAAATTCGCCCAGTATGAATCACCCAATGAGCATCCGCCATGTCATCCTATTGCTGGTCGCGGTGCTCCTCTTCCCTTCGCCGCACCGGGCATCGCCTCCGACCACGCCGCCCTCCTCGCCCTCCGCGCCGCCGTGGGCGGCCGCGTCCTAGAACCTCTCCAGCCCCACCCCATGCGCCTGGCCCGGTGTCAACTGCTCCCCCGACAACTCTTCCGTCGTCGAGCTCCACTTCCCCGGAATGGCCCTCTCCGGCGAGCTCCCCCCCAAATCCTTCTCCAACGTGACCAATATGCAGACTCTCAGCCTCCGCTACAACGCCCTCCCCGGCCCCCTCCCGCCCGACCTCTTCACCTCCCTCACCTCCCTCCGCAATCTCTACATGCAGCACAATTTCTTCACCGGCGAGCTTCCCCAAACCCTCTTCTCCCTCACCTCGCTGGTGCGGCTCAATCTAGCGGAGAACAACTTCTCCGACCAGatttatgttttgatttttgttaaattattttatattttaaattttttagttttgggttaattagatattagacattaataaaacataattattaactCTTAATCTGGTCAAAATCGAATTAAAAATCGTTGATCGTTAAATTTTAACAGTTCCGTCCATTTCGGGCTGATCCGATTTTAAAtgtgagagaccgaataattcaaaagataatgttttggactaaAATCAAAATATCGTCATATGTTTAAGACCAAAAATGACATTTACTCTGTTTTATATGGTACGGTGTTTTAAGATATCAATTCAACCCCCAAAATTCAGTATATTACATTTTGACAGAGTTATGATTAACAATTTATTGCCCAAACAATAACGCAAGTCAAATGACCCTAAACCGAACAGTACTAGTATGAGAAGGCATGAGGCTGCAATATTTTGAGTTCAATGCTGGGCTGGCTGCCCCCAATTTCAAGAATTTGAATTTTGCAGTGCGTTACTTGTCGCAGAAATTCCTTCCCAGAGAAATCAATTCTTCGCCGGAATTCTTCAAACTGCAGCAAATCCACTCTCTCCTCATCGTCTCCGGCTTCTCCAACCATTCTTCACTCATCACACCACTCCTCCTTCACTGCATATCCCTCCCTTCCTTCCCCCTCGCCTACGTCCTCTCCATCCTCAACCAGATTCGCCGCCCCGATGTCTACACCTACAACGCCCTCTTCAGAGCCTTCACCTCCGACCCAAACACCGCAATTCTCATCTACGCCAAGATGCACCGCGAGGGCGTCTCCCCCAACAAGCACACCTTCCCTCTCCTcctcaaaaccaaaacccacatccCTTTCCAGATCTTCGCGCACTCGACCAAGTTCGGTTTCGCCTCTGATCACTTCTTCCTCAACACTTTGCTAAGCGTCTGCGCGAAATGCGGGTTCATCGAGTGTGGTCGCAAATTGTTCGACGAAATGCCGCAAAGAGACGTCGTTGGTTACACAGCGTTGATGGATGGGTATGTTAGGACTGGTCGAGCTCGAGAAGCTCTAAACCTCTTTCTAGAGATGAGAGCGTCGGGTGTCGCGGTGGATGAGGTAGCAGTTGTCAGCGCCATTTCCGCTGCCGGAATCCTCTGCTGCGATTGGCTGGGGCGGTGGATGCACGGGTTTTACGTCGAATCGGGGAGAGTGGTGCGAGATGTTTATGTTTCCACAGCTCTTGTCAACATGTATTTGAAATGCGGTTGCTGTTATGATGCAATGAGAGCTTTTCATGATATGCCTTACAGAAACTCTGTTTCTTGGAATGCTTTGCTTGCTGGCTTCGTGCAGTTGAATAAGTTTAAGGACGTGTTGCTTCTTTTCGATGCAATGCTGCTCGAAAAAGTCGAACCTAGTGAAGCTACATTAGCAACCGCGCTCAAAGCTTGTGCTCATCTCGGCTCATTGGAGAAGGGAATGTGGCTCGAGAGCTACATAGGCACGCGGAAACTGGAGCTAACCTCAGTGCTCGGGACTGCTCTGATCGACATGTACGCAAAGTGTGGGTGCGTGGAGGAGGCGTTTCGTGTCTTTGAGATGACACGCGTGAAGGATGTGTACCCATGGACGGCCTTGATACACGGGGTGGCAATGAACGGGGACGCCATGGATGCCTTGAGTCTCTTCTCTAAGATGTTAAGCAGCGGGGTGAGACCTAACGAGGTCACATTTATCGCAGTGTTGAGCGCTTGCTCTCACAGGGGGCTTGTGTCGGAGGGGAGAGAGGTGTTTGAAGCGATGGAGCGTGACTATGGGGTGCGGCCTGGCGTTGATCACTACGGGTGCATGGTTGATATGCTTGGGCGGGCGGGGCGGTTGagggaggcggtggaggtgatGGAGGGGATGCCGGAGGAGAGTGGGGAGGTGTGGGGTGCTCTGCTCGGTGCGTGTGTGATTCATGGGGATGTGGAGGTGGGGAGATGTGTCGGGGATCAGGTGATTGAGCTGCAGCCGCATCGTGGTGGGAGATATGCTGCGTTGGCGAATTTGTATGGGAAAAGTGGTGATGGAGAAAAGGCAGGTGGTGtgaggaggaggatgaaggAAGGTGGAGTGGAGAAGACAGCAGGGTGTAGTTGGATTGAGTCTAATGGGAA
This window contains:
- the LOC121757480 gene encoding pentatricopeptide repeat-containing protein At1g50270-like, producing MRLQYFEFNAGLAAPNFKNLNFAVRYLSQKFLPREINSSPEFFKLQQIHSLLIVSGFSNHSSLITPLLLHCISLPSFPLAYVLSILNQIRRPDVYTYNALFRAFTSDPNTAILIYAKMHREGVSPNKHTFPLLLKTKTHIPFQIFAHSTKFGFASDHFFLNTLLSVCAKCGFIECGRKLFDEMPQRDVVGYTALMDGYVRTGRAREALNLFLEMRASGVAVDEVAVVSAISAAGILCCDWLGRWMHGFYVESGRVVRDVYVSTALVNMYLKCGCCYDAMRAFHDMPYRNSVSWNALLAGFVQLNKFKDVLLLFDAMLLEKVEPSEATLATALKACAHLGSLEKGMWLESYIGTRKLELTSVLGTALIDMYAKCGCVEEAFRVFEMTRVKDVYPWTALIHGVAMNGDAMDALSLFSKMLSSGVRPNEVTFIAVLSACSHRGLVSEGREVFEAMERDYGVRPGVDHYGCMVDMLGRAGRLREAVEVMEGMPEESGEVWGALLGACVIHGDVEVGRCVGDQVIELQPHRGGRYAALANLYGKSGDGEKAGGVRRRMKEGGVEKTAGCSWIESNGKLHHFVAFDTSHIASQAVYTTLDNLTPHMEGEDLSFLMDPIFCWGRVAADLTRTRSKNKTHKGVTWFGDESPTSTEKMTGILLMELL